Proteins encoded together in one Flavobacterium keumense window:
- a CDS encoding GNAT family N-acetyltransferase, whose amino-acid sequence MEIKELTTLEEMLAQFDLVQHLYSNNFTLEKYKAYLTEMLPHNYIQIAVFEEGQCIGLSGLWSGIKLWSGRYFEIDNFIVHPDHRSKGAAKIMTDYIKTKAEAAGCTMIVLDAFTGNFTAHRFYYNQGYYPRGFHFIKTLNEGGLS is encoded by the coding sequence ATGGAAATTAAAGAACTTACTACATTAGAAGAAATGCTAGCTCAGTTTGACTTAGTGCAGCATTTGTATAGCAATAATTTTACTTTAGAAAAATACAAAGCGTATTTAACCGAAATGCTTCCTCATAACTATATTCAAATCGCTGTGTTTGAAGAGGGACAATGCATTGGACTTTCGGGTTTATGGTCTGGAATTAAATTATGGTCTGGGCGGTATTTTGAGATAGACAATTTTATTGTGCATCCCGATCATCGTTCCAAAGGAGCAGCTAAAATAATGACCGATTATATCAAAACAAAGGCAGAAGCAGCAGGATGTACCATGATTGTATTGGATGCTTTTACAGGAAACTTTACAGCACACCGTTTTTATTATAACCAAGGCTATTATCCTAGAGGATTTCATTTTATTAAAACCCTAAACGAAGGAGGATTATCTTAA
- the dut gene encoding dUTP diphosphatase, protein MTIKIINKSQHPLPNYETLASAGMDLRADLTAPITLAPLGRVIVKTGLFIELPIGFEAQVRPRSGLAIKKGITVLNSPGTVDADYRGEIGVILVNLSNEDFVIENGERIAQLIIAKHERAEWIEVQELSETSRGEGGFGSTGVK, encoded by the coding sequence ATGACAATAAAAATCATCAATAAGTCGCAGCATCCGTTGCCTAATTATGAGACACTTGCTTCAGCAGGAATGGATTTAAGAGCCGATTTAACCGCTCCCATCACATTGGCTCCACTTGGGCGTGTTATTGTGAAAACGGGGTTGTTTATCGAGTTACCCATTGGATTTGAGGCGCAGGTTCGCCCAAGAAGCGGTTTGGCTATCAAAAAAGGGATTACCGTTTTGAATTCTCCAGGAACAGTCGATGCTGATTATAGAGGAGAAATAGGGGTGATTTTAGTCAATTTATCTAATGAAGATTTTGTAATTGAGAATGGCGAACGCATCGCTCAATTGATTATTGCCAAACACGAACGCGCCGAATGGATTGAAGTTCAGGAATTATCTGAAACATCCAGAGGCGAAGGTGGTTTTGGTAGTACGGGGGTAAAATAA
- a CDS encoding lipopolysaccharide biosynthesis protein, whose protein sequence is MGLYKSLFKQTAIYGLATVLPRMLSFLLVRLYTKVLPTGEYGEVSIVLSWMVFFNVVLSYGMETAFFRFYNSETDKENVIATSTISIFWSSIVFLFGALIFRGTLASLANVEVQYITYAIWILVLDALVIVPFSKLRANQRPIIYAVIKIGNVAVNLLLNVFFLLVLPKIADSNPNSFLGNLYVDNYEIGYIFVSNLAASLLTLLVLSPNYLSLTRKFDAALWKKMMQYGLPILVAGIAFAVNEHFDKILLGYWLPDNVAKAEVGAYSACYKLGLFMVLFATAFRLGIEPFFFSHSNHEKAPQTYAMITKYFVIFGSLILLGVIVFADILKFLLLDNKSYWEAMKVVPLIILANFCLGIYNNLSVWYKLTDRTKMGAYISIVGAVLTLVLNYLLIPKFSYFGSAIATIAAYGSMMFISYVLGNRYYPIPYDMEKIGGYLGLSILFSAISFYGFRENYFVGIPLLLLFVYFVYHNEKATILSIIKRKK, encoded by the coding sequence TTGGGATTATATAAAAGTCTTTTTAAACAAACAGCCATCTATGGATTAGCTACGGTTTTGCCTCGAATGTTGAGCTTTTTACTCGTGCGTTTGTATACAAAGGTTTTACCCACAGGCGAGTATGGAGAAGTGTCTATTGTACTCTCGTGGATGGTTTTCTTCAATGTGGTGTTGTCGTACGGAATGGAAACGGCTTTTTTCCGATTCTATAATTCAGAGACCGATAAAGAAAATGTGATAGCAACCTCGACTATTTCTATTTTTTGGTCGTCTATTGTTTTTCTTTTTGGCGCCTTAATTTTTAGAGGAACTTTGGCTTCTTTGGCCAATGTAGAAGTACAGTATATTACGTATGCTATTTGGATTTTAGTGTTAGACGCATTGGTAATTGTTCCTTTTTCAAAGTTACGAGCCAATCAACGACCGATTATTTATGCAGTAATTAAAATAGGTAATGTTGCGGTAAATTTACTTTTGAATGTCTTTTTTTTATTAGTGTTACCTAAAATAGCCGACTCTAATCCGAATTCTTTTTTAGGAAATTTATATGTTGATAATTATGAAATTGGCTATATTTTCGTTTCTAATTTAGCAGCAAGTTTATTAACCTTATTGGTACTTTCGCCCAATTATCTTTCTTTGACTCGAAAATTTGATGCGGCTCTATGGAAAAAGATGATGCAATACGGTTTACCAATTTTGGTTGCCGGAATTGCATTTGCAGTAAACGAACATTTTGATAAAATTCTATTGGGCTATTGGTTACCAGACAACGTAGCCAAGGCGGAAGTAGGAGCTTATTCCGCCTGTTATAAATTAGGCTTGTTTATGGTGTTGTTTGCTACAGCATTCCGATTGGGAATCGAACCGTTCTTTTTTAGTCATTCCAATCACGAAAAAGCACCACAAACCTATGCGATGATTACCAAATATTTTGTGATTTTTGGTTCACTCATTTTGTTAGGAGTAATAGTTTTTGCCGACATTTTGAAGTTTCTACTTTTGGACAACAAATCCTATTGGGAGGCGATGAAAGTGGTGCCATTGATTATTTTAGCCAATTTTTGTTTGGGAATTTACAATAACCTTTCGGTTTGGTATAAATTGACCGACAGAACCAAAATGGGAGCCTATATTTCAATTGTGGGCGCTGTTTTAACATTAGTACTGAATTACCTTTTAATTCCAAAATTCAGTTATTTTGGCTCAGCTATTGCAACTATTGCCGCTTATGGAAGTATGATGTTCATTTCCTATGTTCTAGGAAATCGCTATTATCCCATTCCGTATGATATGGAAAAAATAGGAGGCTATTTAGGATTATCTATTCTATTTTCGGCCATTTCTTTTTACGGATTCAGAGAAAATTATTTTGTTGGAATTCCGTTATTATTGTTGTTTGTGTATTTTGTGTACCACAACGAAAAAGCAACGATCTTGTCTATCATTAAACGAAAAAAATAA